From a region of the Microbacterium sp. nov. GSS16 genome:
- a CDS encoding DUF885 domain-containing protein, whose product MSSEPRTPSAIDRIAEKWVDTLVDLSPILATYIGRNEAGARLDDVSPEGHERAVAAARETLAALDASTPVDSIDEVTKTDLSAELRLQLELHDAQWHLRDLNVIASAPQDFRQAFDLMPTDTVDDWSIVCQRLAAVPNALKGYVETLREGIRHGVVPARRQVTEVATQIARYSDDQGFFASFAATAGPRDGQLPASLARDIADHAGAARVAYDDLRRFLISELAPVAGEQDAVGRDLYALNSRRFLGASIDLDETYEWGREELRRMIAEQEAIADEILPGASVEEAVAHLEADPSRKLHGTDALQKWMQETSDRAIADLGASHFDIPEQIRELECMIAPTQEGGIYYTGPTDDFSRPGRMWWSVPEGVTEFDTWRELTTVYHEGVPGHHLQIAQATYNRAELNTWRRVLAGTSGHAEGWALYAERLMEQLGYLDDPADRLGMLDGQRMRALRVVLDIGVHLGKPRLSGDGVWDHDYALEQMRRNVNMPDEFRRFEVNRYLGWPGQAPSYKVGQRIWEQVRDAAQQRQGDAFSFKDFHKRALDIGGVGLDTLRTAVIG is encoded by the coding sequence ATGAGTTCAGAGCCTCGCACCCCCTCTGCCATCGATCGGATCGCCGAGAAGTGGGTCGACACCCTGGTCGACCTCTCGCCCATCCTCGCCACCTACATCGGACGCAACGAGGCAGGCGCCCGCCTCGATGATGTGAGCCCGGAAGGGCATGAGCGCGCTGTCGCCGCGGCACGTGAGACCCTCGCCGCGCTCGATGCCTCGACGCCCGTCGACAGCATCGACGAGGTCACCAAGACCGACCTGTCAGCAGAGCTGCGCCTGCAGCTCGAGCTGCACGACGCGCAGTGGCACCTGCGTGACCTGAACGTCATCGCCTCGGCACCGCAGGACTTCCGGCAGGCGTTCGACCTCATGCCGACCGACACCGTCGACGACTGGAGCATCGTCTGCCAGCGGCTCGCCGCTGTCCCGAATGCTCTGAAGGGCTACGTCGAGACGCTGCGCGAGGGCATCCGGCATGGTGTCGTGCCCGCTCGTCGTCAGGTCACCGAAGTCGCCACGCAGATCGCCCGATACAGCGACGATCAGGGTTTCTTCGCATCGTTCGCCGCGACAGCGGGGCCCCGTGACGGCCAGCTGCCGGCGTCCCTCGCCCGCGACATCGCCGATCACGCCGGCGCCGCGCGGGTCGCCTACGATGACCTCCGCCGCTTCCTGATCAGCGAGTTGGCACCGGTCGCCGGCGAGCAGGACGCCGTCGGCCGCGACCTCTACGCCCTCAACTCGCGTCGGTTCCTCGGCGCGAGCATCGACCTCGACGAGACCTACGAGTGGGGCCGCGAAGAGCTGCGGCGGATGATCGCCGAGCAGGAGGCGATCGCGGACGAGATCCTTCCCGGCGCGAGCGTCGAAGAGGCCGTCGCGCACCTCGAGGCCGATCCCAGCCGCAAGCTGCACGGCACCGACGCGCTGCAGAAGTGGATGCAGGAGACCAGCGACCGGGCGATCGCCGACCTCGGTGCCAGCCATTTCGACATCCCCGAGCAGATCCGCGAGCTCGAGTGCATGATCGCACCCACCCAGGAGGGCGGCATCTACTACACCGGCCCCACCGACGACTTCTCGCGACCGGGCCGCATGTGGTGGTCGGTGCCGGAGGGCGTCACCGAGTTCGACACCTGGCGCGAGCTGACCACGGTCTACCACGAGGGCGTCCCCGGCCATCACCTGCAGATCGCGCAGGCGACGTACAACCGCGCCGAGCTGAACACCTGGCGGCGGGTTCTCGCCGGCACCTCCGGCCATGCCGAGGGGTGGGCGCTGTACGCCGAGCGGCTCATGGAGCAGCTCGGCTACCTCGATGACCCGGCTGATCGCCTGGGCATGCTGGACGGGCAGCGGATGCGCGCGCTACGCGTGGTGCTCGACATCGGCGTGCACCTTGGCAAGCCGCGCCTGTCGGGCGACGGCGTCTGGGATCACGACTACGCGCTGGAGCAGATGCGGCGCAACGTGAACATGCCCGACGAGTTCCGCCGGTTCGAGGTCAATCGCTATCTCGGCTGGCCGGGCCAGGCGCCGTCGTACAAGGTCGGGCAGCGCATCTGGGAGCAGGTGCGCGACGCGGCGCAGCAGAGGCAGGGCGACGCGTTCTCGTTCAAGGACTTCCACAAGCGCGCACTCGACATCGGCGGCGTCGGTCTCGACACGCTCCGCACCGCCGTCATCGGCTGA
- a CDS encoding MFS transporter, producing MPHTELPSRASIASRLDALPFARPHLRVLTGSGLGWALDAMDVGLISFIIAVLAQQWQLTPGQTGWIASIGFIGMAIGASVGGLLADRLGRRQVFAITLLIYGLATGASALVGGIAMLLVLRFFVGLGLGAELPVASTYVSEFAPAAIRGRLIVILEAFWAIGWTASALIGYFVIPASDEGWRWAFALGAIPAAYALVVRWGLPESPRWLASRGRMPEAERIVSSFETAADGRATAGSPVSDEPASATGAAPTVAVNAGQRMRALWSTEFRMRTLCIWLVWFCVNFAYYGAFIWIPSILVQAGYDLVRSFGFTLLITLAQLPGYAVAAWLIERWGRRATLSVFLAGSAVSAVLFGTAATDGAIIASGMALSFFNLGAWGALYAVTPELYPTSLRATGSGWAAGVGRLASIIAPLLVPALLASGGAGLAFSVFAGFFVVATIAAWGLADLRGRALDER from the coding sequence ATGCCGCACACCGAGCTTCCGAGCCGTGCATCCATCGCGTCCCGACTCGACGCGCTGCCCTTCGCCCGCCCGCATCTGCGCGTGCTCACCGGGTCGGGGCTCGGCTGGGCGCTGGATGCGATGGATGTGGGGCTCATCTCGTTCATCATCGCGGTGCTCGCACAGCAGTGGCAGCTGACCCCCGGGCAGACCGGGTGGATCGCGTCCATCGGCTTCATCGGCATGGCGATCGGCGCGAGCGTCGGCGGTCTGCTCGCGGATCGGCTGGGTCGGCGGCAGGTGTTCGCGATCACGCTACTGATCTACGGTCTGGCCACCGGGGCCAGCGCTCTGGTCGGCGGCATCGCGATGCTGCTGGTGCTGCGCTTCTTCGTGGGGCTCGGCCTCGGTGCCGAGCTGCCAGTGGCATCCACCTATGTCAGCGAGTTCGCCCCGGCGGCGATCCGCGGCCGCCTCATCGTGATCCTCGAGGCGTTCTGGGCGATCGGATGGACGGCATCCGCCCTCATCGGCTACTTCGTGATCCCGGCATCAGACGAGGGCTGGCGGTGGGCCTTCGCGCTTGGCGCGATCCCCGCGGCGTACGCACTCGTAGTGCGCTGGGGCCTGCCGGAATCGCCGCGCTGGCTGGCATCGCGGGGACGGATGCCAGAGGCCGAGCGGATCGTGTCGAGCTTCGAGACGGCCGCCGACGGACGCGCGACAGCCGGGTCGCCCGTGTCGGACGAGCCGGCATCGGCGACGGGCGCCGCGCCGACCGTCGCGGTGAACGCCGGGCAGCGCATGCGCGCGCTGTGGTCCACCGAGTTCCGCATGCGCACCCTGTGCATCTGGCTCGTCTGGTTCTGCGTGAACTTCGCGTACTACGGTGCGTTCATCTGGATCCCCAGCATCCTGGTGCAGGCAGGATACGACCTCGTGCGCTCGTTCGGATTCACCCTCCTGATCACTCTCGCCCAGCTGCCCGGCTACGCCGTGGCCGCGTGGCTGATCGAGCGATGGGGTCGCCGGGCGACGCTGTCGGTGTTCCTCGCAGGCTCCGCGGTCTCTGCGGTGCTGTTCGGCACCGCCGCCACCGACGGCGCCATCATCGCCTCGGGGATGGCTCTGTCGTTCTTCAATCTCGGCGCGTGGGGTGCGCTGTACGCCGTCACCCCCGAGTTGTATCCGACATCGCTGCGCGCGACCGGCTCGGGGTGGGCGGCGGGGGTGGGTCGTCTGGCGTCGATCATCGCGCCGCTGCTCGTTCCCGCGCTGCTCGCGTCCGGCGGGGCCGGGCTGGCCTTCTCGGTGTTCGCCGGCTTCTTCGTCGTGGCGACGATCGCGGCCTGGGGGCTCGCTGATCTGCGTGGCCGGGCGCTCGACGAGCGCTGA
- a CDS encoding SGNH/GDSL hydrolase family protein — translation MAAVRFVAIGDSFTEGVGDELPGGGVRGWADLAAQGWADALGEPIQYANLAIRGRLIWPIVEEQLEPALALRPTHLSFNGGGNDILRPNADIEHIADAFSRVLRRCDEEGVTLILLSGANPSAQLPMGPVFQRRGDALSAAVLRRVEDRPDVIRALNWPDAELSRPRYWSQDRLHMNANGHHRVAARVLHAVGLEPPEEWWALSTDHPAGPVGLAYYRQFVGPWVRRRVTRTSSGDGRVAKFPAWAEMVPR, via the coding sequence ATGGCGGCTGTGCGGTTCGTGGCGATCGGAGACTCCTTCACCGAGGGTGTGGGCGACGAGCTGCCAGGCGGCGGCGTGCGCGGCTGGGCCGACCTTGCCGCGCAAGGATGGGCGGATGCCCTGGGCGAGCCGATCCAGTACGCCAACCTCGCCATCCGCGGTCGTCTGATCTGGCCCATCGTCGAGGAGCAGCTCGAGCCGGCGCTCGCGCTGCGGCCGACGCATCTGTCGTTCAACGGCGGGGGCAACGACATCCTCCGGCCGAACGCCGACATCGAGCACATCGCCGACGCCTTCTCGCGCGTGCTGCGGCGCTGCGACGAGGAGGGGGTGACCCTGATCCTGCTCTCCGGCGCGAACCCGAGCGCGCAGCTGCCGATGGGTCCGGTCTTCCAGCGTCGCGGCGACGCGCTGTCGGCCGCGGTGCTGCGGCGCGTCGAGGATCGCCCCGACGTGATCCGCGCGCTGAACTGGCCCGACGCCGAGCTCTCCCGACCGCGATACTGGTCGCAGGATCGTCTGCACATGAACGCCAACGGGCACCATCGGGTCGCCGCCCGCGTGCTCCACGCGGTCGGGCTGGAGCCCCCGGAGGAGTGGTGGGCGCTGAGCACCGACCATCCGGCAGGCCCGGTCGGTCTCGCCTACTACCGGCAGTTCGTCGGGCCCTGGGTAAGGCGACGAGTGACGCGCACATCGTCAGGCGATGGACGAGTCGCGAAGTTCCCCGCCTGGGCCGAGATGGTGCCGAGATGA
- the yczE gene encoding membrane protein YczE codes for MITARGRRIPRRIIQLLVGVFLYGIGIAFLVRSALGAAPWDVLTQGITRHVPLSFGVVTTIVSGIVLLLWIPIRQRPGAGTVVNALLVGPSADVGFLVIPMGEQLWQQVLLFAIGLIVLAAATGLYIGAHFGPGPRDGLMTGLHMRLGRPIWLVRTCLEVTVVLIGWALGGIVGIGTVLFAVLVGPLCQFFLRVFAVPLERRTTPSTGTVSVQG; via the coding sequence ATGATCACCGCCCGCGGCAGGCGGATCCCGCGACGCATCATCCAGCTGCTCGTCGGAGTGTTCCTGTACGGCATCGGCATCGCCTTCCTCGTGCGCAGCGCGCTCGGCGCCGCACCGTGGGACGTGCTGACCCAGGGCATCACCCGGCACGTGCCCCTGAGCTTCGGTGTCGTCACGACGATCGTCAGCGGGATCGTCCTGCTGCTGTGGATCCCGATCCGTCAGCGGCCGGGCGCCGGCACGGTCGTGAACGCTCTGCTCGTCGGTCCCTCCGCCGACGTCGGGTTCCTGGTCATCCCTATGGGCGAGCAGCTGTGGCAGCAGGTGCTGCTCTTCGCCATCGGCCTGATCGTGCTGGCGGCCGCCACGGGCCTGTACATCGGCGCGCACTTCGGGCCCGGTCCTCGGGACGGGCTGATGACCGGGCTGCACATGCGCCTGGGACGGCCCATCTGGCTGGTGCGCACATGCCTGGAGGTGACGGTCGTGCTCATCGGATGGGCGCTGGGCGGGATCGTCGGCATCGGCACCGTGCTCTTCGCCGTGCTCGTCGGGCCGCTGTGCCAGTTCTTCCTGAGGGTGTTCGCGGTTCCGCTCGAGAGGCGGACGACCCCAAGCACCGGCACCGTGTCTGTGCAGGGCTGA
- a CDS encoding formylglycine-generating enzyme family protein: MRALSGGAVTLHDARRKEYRPVALEPFEIGVFAVTEGQLAEVLGIAAQHPRRPARDLSWFRAIRFCNAASEWEGLDPAYSFDGEDVTWHVDSDGYRLPTEAEWEYACRAGSIGPQYGPLDEIAWTSLDGVGAPQDVGMKLPNLHGLFDTLGNVWEWCWDFLDPERYDDYRVFRGGGFADDTWSVRASVRRGGAPRMHHDDVGMRLARGGFDGPDAAQGWSTRGDVERGGRGGVRPLGWTPRR, encoded by the coding sequence ATGCGCGCGCTGTCCGGCGGCGCCGTGACACTGCACGACGCGCGTCGCAAGGAGTATCGGCCCGTCGCGCTCGAGCCGTTCGAGATCGGCGTGTTCGCCGTCACCGAGGGGCAGCTCGCCGAGGTGCTGGGCATCGCCGCTCAGCACCCGCGACGCCCCGCACGCGATCTCAGCTGGTTCCGGGCGATCAGGTTCTGCAATGCGGCGTCGGAGTGGGAGGGACTCGACCCGGCCTACTCCTTCGACGGCGAGGACGTCACCTGGCACGTCGACAGCGACGGATACCGCCTGCCCACCGAGGCGGAGTGGGAGTACGCCTGCCGCGCCGGATCGATCGGGCCGCAGTACGGTCCGCTGGACGAGATCGCCTGGACGTCACTCGACGGTGTCGGAGCGCCCCAGGACGTCGGCATGAAGCTGCCGAATCTGCACGGCCTCTTCGACACCCTCGGCAACGTCTGGGAGTGGTGCTGGGACTTCCTCGACCCCGAGCGCTACGACGACTACCGCGTGTTCCGCGGCGGCGGCTTCGCCGATGACACGTGGAGCGTCCGGGCATCCGTCCGCCGCGGAGGCGCTCCGCGCATGCATCACGACGACGTCGGCATGCGGCTCGCGCGCGGCGGCTTCGACGGACCGGACGCGGCGCAGGGCTGGTCAACGCGCGGCGATGTCGAGCGCGGCGGGCGCGGGGGAGTGCGACCGCTCGGCTGGACCCCGCGCCGCTGA
- a CDS encoding arginase family protein, with translation MARPIELIISQGRVGDRTGGALPGALKTGRALSRMLGVDARVVGTPAAAKDDDWSECLPAATATLHALRDAVRDAFARDATPVLATNTCGASIGTLPTVAEHHPDAVVLWIDAHGDFNTPDTTESGYLGGMVVAAACGLWDSGHGAGLNPAQVVIVGGRDIDPAERLLLDQHGVTVLTPAESSPNRVSEIVAGRDVWIHVDWDVLEPGYIPAAYRVDAGMLPHEVAAIFAAIDPARVLGVELAEFEEGDQGIPSHLSVDLILQTFQALRLGR, from the coding sequence ATGGCCAGGCCCATCGAGCTGATCATCTCGCAGGGACGCGTCGGCGACCGCACCGGCGGAGCCCTCCCCGGCGCGCTGAAGACGGGGCGGGCGCTGTCGCGGATGCTCGGCGTCGACGCGCGAGTGGTCGGCACGCCCGCCGCGGCGAAGGACGACGACTGGTCGGAGTGCCTGCCGGCGGCGACTGCGACACTGCACGCGCTTCGAGACGCCGTCCGCGACGCGTTCGCACGCGACGCGACCCCAGTGCTGGCGACCAACACCTGCGGGGCGAGCATCGGCACGCTGCCCACCGTCGCCGAGCACCATCCCGACGCCGTCGTGCTGTGGATCGACGCACACGGCGACTTCAACACACCCGACACCACGGAGTCGGGCTATCTCGGCGGGATGGTGGTGGCGGCCGCGTGCGGACTGTGGGACAGCGGGCACGGGGCCGGACTGAACCCTGCGCAGGTGGTGATCGTCGGCGGACGCGACATCGACCCGGCGGAGCGGCTGCTGCTGGATCAGCACGGTGTGACGGTGCTCACGCCGGCGGAGAGCTCACCGAACCGCGTCAGCGAGATCGTCGCCGGTCGGGATGTCTGGATCCACGTCGACTGGGACGTGCTGGAGCCCGGGTACATCCCCGCCGCGTACCGCGTGGACGCGGGCATGCTGCCGCATGAGGTCGCCGCGATCTTCGCCGCGATCGACCCCGCACGAGTGCTCGGCGTGGAGCTGGCGGAGTTCGAGGAGGGCGACCAGGGCATCCCGTCGCATCTCAGCGTCGATCTGATCCTGCAGACCTTCCAGGCACTGCGTCTCGGCCGCTGA
- a CDS encoding MFS transporter gives MSATPLPRTSPGWRAWVVWGVAAAAYVLAITNRSSLSAVGVDAAERFQADAATLSLFAVVQLAVYGGLQIPIGVLLDRYGSRPIMVIGMLLMALGQFVMAVSPSIGIALVARVLLGAGDAAVFPAVLRLVATWFPAQRGPVMGQLTGLVGQTGQLIALTPLAVLLHSTNWTITFGSVAGLGLLFAILVWMLVRNHPPERSADVTVNTETGVVQVITSAIDTGVGIRAAWAHPGTRLAFWSHFTTPFASTAFLLLWGMPFLTAGQGLSPAAAATVLSVNVLVSMALSPVLGTLSRRIPTRRSLALVLPSIAIQLAAWTTVILWQGPAPIWLLIVLVVCLAAGGPASMIAFDHARTHNPAHRLSTATGVTNSGGFLAALIAIFFIGLTLDLQGAGTPDTYSLDAFRLAFATQIPLWLLGASFIIRERKSTRIRMGLDPERRRRR, from the coding sequence GTGAGCGCTACTCCCCTCCCCCGCACCTCTCCCGGATGGCGAGCCTGGGTGGTGTGGGGCGTGGCCGCCGCCGCCTACGTCCTCGCGATCACCAACCGCAGCTCGCTCAGCGCAGTGGGCGTGGATGCCGCCGAGCGCTTCCAGGCCGATGCGGCGACGCTCTCCCTGTTCGCGGTGGTGCAGCTCGCCGTGTACGGCGGACTGCAGATCCCCATCGGGGTGCTGCTCGACAGATACGGTTCGCGTCCGATCATGGTGATCGGCATGCTGCTCATGGCGCTGGGACAGTTCGTGATGGCGGTGTCGCCGAGCATCGGCATCGCCCTCGTCGCGCGCGTCCTGCTCGGCGCCGGGGACGCAGCGGTCTTCCCTGCCGTGCTGCGTCTGGTCGCGACCTGGTTCCCTGCTCAGCGCGGACCGGTGATGGGACAGCTGACGGGTCTCGTCGGCCAGACCGGTCAGCTCATCGCACTTACGCCTCTGGCCGTGCTGCTGCACTCCACGAACTGGACCATCACGTTCGGCAGCGTCGCGGGACTCGGCCTGCTCTTCGCCATCCTCGTCTGGATGCTGGTGCGCAATCATCCCCCCGAGCGCAGCGCCGACGTCACGGTCAACACCGAGACGGGCGTCGTGCAGGTGATCACCTCGGCGATCGACACCGGCGTCGGCATCCGCGCGGCGTGGGCGCATCCCGGCACCCGGCTGGCGTTCTGGTCTCACTTCACCACGCCGTTCGCCAGCACGGCGTTCCTGCTGCTGTGGGGCATGCCGTTCCTCACGGCAGGGCAGGGCCTCTCCCCCGCCGCCGCAGCCACCGTGCTGTCGGTCAACGTGCTTGTCAGCATGGCGCTGAGCCCTGTGCTGGGCACGCTGTCACGACGCATCCCCACCCGCCGGTCGCTCGCGCTCGTGCTGCCGAGCATCGCCATCCAGCTCGCCGCGTGGACCACGGTGATCCTCTGGCAGGGACCCGCGCCGATCTGGCTGCTCATCGTGCTGGTGGTGTGCCTGGCCGCGGGCGGACCGGCATCCATGATCGCGTTCGACCACGCCCGAACGCACAATCCGGCCCACCGTCTCAGCACCGCCACCGGCGTGACCAACTCCGGCGGATTCCTCGCCGCGCTCATCGCGATCTTCTTCATCGGGCTCACGCTCGACTTGCAGGGCGCCGGCACGCCCGACACCTACTCGCTCGATGCGTTCCGGCTGGCGTTCGCCACCCAGATCCCGCTCTGGCTGCTCGGCGCGTCCTTCATCATCCGGGAGCGCAAGAGCACCCGCATCCGGATGGGCCTCGACCCCGAGCGCAGACGTCGCCGCTGA
- a CDS encoding serine/threonine-protein kinase, giving the protein MTDDDSQPTRGLIDARYEILECVGQGGMARVYRAKDTLLGRIVAIKLLRAELEGDDASAGRARGEMSALASLNHPGLVTLYDAQLEPGRPEYLVMEYVEGPTLADRIGQGALAPAEVAALTADLAEALHVVHSAGIVHRDIKPSNVLISQAPFPASRSGAKLADFGISALVDAARLTSPGIVIGTAAYIAPEQLQGAMPAPPADIYSLGLVMLEALTGTRAFPQPEGIGAAMARLTARPEVPTEFGSGWSDLLTAMTSTDPADRPTASDVFAAASDLAAGRPPRPTVPAAVAAAALAAGAVPPAAASTPDAESATAAMTTPTRLLPAETSAARATGASSPTPRQAGRGSSRPRRRVGVIGAVAAAAVAASVLAGVWMTGSAAPEPVATTPADTVPSAPATPAVPAIAPDDEADEPQTDQRSDQDRKAQEKAAKEAEKAAQEQRKAAEKAAEEQRKAAEKAAEKARKDAEKAREEAEKAEENQEDEAEPTPEGGAGGATEGVTLSTPQPSASPTA; this is encoded by the coding sequence ATGACCGACGACGATTCGCAGCCCACCCGCGGGCTGATCGACGCACGCTACGAGATCCTCGAATGCGTCGGGCAGGGCGGGATGGCGCGGGTGTACCGCGCGAAGGACACGCTTCTCGGACGCATCGTGGCGATCAAGCTGCTTCGCGCCGAGCTGGAGGGCGATGATGCGTCGGCCGGTCGGGCCAGGGGTGAGATGTCGGCGCTCGCCTCGCTCAACCATCCGGGTCTCGTCACACTCTACGACGCCCAGCTCGAACCGGGGCGCCCCGAGTACCTGGTCATGGAGTACGTCGAAGGACCCACCCTCGCCGACCGGATCGGGCAGGGTGCCCTCGCTCCCGCCGAAGTCGCGGCGCTGACGGCCGACCTGGCGGAGGCGCTGCACGTCGTGCACAGCGCGGGCATCGTGCACCGCGACATCAAACCGTCGAATGTGCTCATCTCGCAGGCGCCGTTTCCCGCCAGCCGGTCGGGCGCGAAACTCGCCGACTTCGGCATCTCCGCTCTGGTGGATGCCGCGCGGCTCACCTCGCCCGGCATCGTGATCGGGACCGCCGCGTACATCGCACCCGAGCAGCTTCAGGGCGCGATGCCCGCGCCGCCGGCTGACATCTACTCGCTCGGGCTGGTGATGCTCGAGGCACTCACCGGCACCCGCGCGTTTCCTCAGCCCGAGGGCATCGGCGCCGCTATGGCGAGGTTGACGGCGAGACCCGAGGTGCCGACGGAGTTCGGCTCGGGCTGGTCGGATCTGCTGACGGCGATGACGTCGACAGACCCCGCCGATCGTCCGACCGCCTCGGACGTCTTCGCCGCGGCATCCGATCTCGCCGCGGGCCGGCCGCCGCGGCCCACCGTGCCCGCCGCTGTGGCCGCCGCCGCTCTCGCCGCCGGTGCCGTGCCGCCCGCGGCGGCCTCGACGCCGGACGCGGAATCGGCGACCGCCGCGATGACGACGCCGACACGCTTGCTTCCTGCCGAGACGTCCGCTGCGCGGGCGACGGGCGCATCGTCTCCGACGCCCCGGCAGGCGGGACGCGGCTCGAGCCGCCCCAGGCGGCGTGTCGGTGTGATCGGCGCGGTGGCGGCTGCGGCGGTCGCCGCATCCGTTCTCGCCGGCGTATGGATGACCGGCAGCGCCGCCCCTGAGCCGGTGGCGACCACCCCGGCTGACACCGTCCCTTCCGCCCCCGCGACGCCGGCCGTGCCGGCCATCGCACCCGACGATGAGGCGGACGAGCCGCAGACCGACCAGCGCTCGGACCAGGACCGCAAGGCGCAGGAGAAGGCGGCGAAGGAGGCCGAGAAGGCGGCTCAAGAGCAGCGCAAGGCCGCGGAGAAGGCAGCCGAAGAGCAGCGCAAAGCTGCCGAGAAGGCAGCCGAAAAGGCTCGCAAGGATGCCGAGAAGGCGCGGGAGGAAGCCGAGAAGGCGGAGGAGAATCAAGAGGACGAGGCAGAGCCGACACCCGAGGGCGGAGCCGGTGGGGCGACGGAGGGCGTGACGCTGTCGACCCCGCAGCCGTCGGCGTCGCCTACCGCGTGA
- a CDS encoding NAD-dependent epimerase/dehydratase family protein translates to MQRPHRLVPRSPSGASRKLPIAEDSACTDQPRDQYGIQKARIADLLKRETADGGLITTSLHPGHIVGPGWQPIGPVGNLDETLWTALSSGRTIDVPGSGTETLHHVHADDVAQAFERAVENRDAAAGGGLQHRRADRTERAGGTSTSPRDGSAASRRCAA, encoded by the coding sequence ATGCAGCGGCCACATCGGCTCGTTCCTCGTTCCCCGTCCGGCGCGAGCCGAAAGCTTCCGATCGCGGAGGATTCGGCGTGCACCGATCAGCCGCGCGACCAGTACGGCATCCAGAAGGCGCGCATCGCCGACCTGCTCAAGCGGGAGACCGCAGACGGGGGACTGATCACCACCTCACTGCACCCCGGTCATATCGTGGGTCCCGGCTGGCAGCCGATCGGGCCGGTCGGCAATCTGGACGAGACACTGTGGACGGCGCTGTCATCGGGTCGGACGATCGACGTGCCCGGCAGCGGCACCGAGACGCTGCATCATGTGCACGCAGACGATGTCGCTCAGGCGTTCGAGCGAGCGGTCGAGAACCGGGATGCGGCAGCGGGGGGAGGACTTCAACATCGTCGCGCCGACCGCACTGAGCGTGCGGGGGGTACATCGACATCGCCTCGGGATGGTTCGGCGGCGTCTCGGCGATGCGCAGCGTGA